The following are from one region of the Vitis riparia cultivar Riparia Gloire de Montpellier isolate 1030 chromosome 14, EGFV_Vit.rip_1.0, whole genome shotgun sequence genome:
- the LOC117929936 gene encoding uncharacterized protein LOC117929936 — protein sequence MKMHYTLKFNPRVIQDLEDEDDLDKVVSHSDDFANVYLVDLPCVEGIEANIPNRELAIGGPPVPFPSSNASCDAIPNTMMLSRGFVSRCADSEYTPLESIRFREAILGSGHTFKNAEEFRNAIYQMSLGGRLREINPGTIAEYTSDEGHFMQLFIAHAFSIQGFIKGCRPILAIDSCHLSGPYKGALLSAIAYDADDGMFPLALGVVSSENYEDWYWFLEKLKGVLDGKEVVIISDRHQGILRSVSELFGIGNHAYCYRHVKENFSSFLNKQNIRGKKGKEDALLLLDSIAYARLEIDYNEAFEKLVRFNDNLGKWVVDNNPEHWAMSKFPKKRWDKMTSNIAESFNAWLRDERHQTIYTLLLMHMDKLVAMLDTHMRGTEKWKSVVGPKTEENLMSNIMRSDPISVLPYLGGTFKVFTGEVYLVVDINQRTCTCMTWQMSGLPCSHVCAVIRTLRHDVYDYIDPCFHVSAQHLIYSGQFQPLPTHNMPKVCEDGSLQDCAGNFFSTLQPPHVKRPPGRPRQRRIESQFTHKRAIHCSRCNGIGHNRFKCNNPLP from the exons ATGAAGATGCACTACACCCTCAAGTTCAACCCCAGAGTcatccaagatttagaagatgagGATGACTTGGATAAGGTGGTTTCCCACAGTGATGACTTTGCAAATGTATACCTAGTAGACTTACCTTGTGTGGAAGGCATTGAAGCAAATATACCAAATAGAGAATTGGCAATTGG AGGTCCACCTGTGCCGTTTCCTTCCTCTAACGCATCATGCGATGCAATTCCTAATACTATGATGCTATCAAGAGGTTTTGTGTCGCGTTGTGCAGATAGTGAGTACACCCCTTTGGAATCGATTCGTTTTCGTGAGGCAATATTAGGGTCGggacatacatttaaaaatgcaGAGGAGTTTCGCAATGCAATTTACCAGATGTCATTAGGTGGAAG GCTAAGGGAAATCAACCCCGGCACAATTGCGGAGTACACTTCGGACGAAGGTCACTTCATGCAATTGTTCATTGCCcatgcattttcaattcaagggttcATCAAGGGGTGTCGACCAATATTGGCTATTGATTCTTGCCATCTAAGCGGACCATACAAGGGAGCTCTTTTGTCGGCCATTGCATATGATGCAGATGATGGAATGTTCCCTCTTGCCCTTGGTGTGGTCAGTTCAGAAAATTATGAGGATTGGTATTGGTTTTTGGAGAAATTAAAGGGTGTCTTAGATGGTAAAGAAGTTGTTATTATATCTGATAGACATCAAGGAATCTTGCGTAGTGTTTCCGAGTTGTTCGGGATAGGAAATCATGCATATTGTTATCGACATGTTAAGGAAAACTTTTCTAGCTTCTTGAATAAGCAAAACATTagaggaaagaaagggaaagaagatgCTTTGTTACTTCTAGACAGCATTGCATACGCTAGGTTGGAGATAGACTACAATGAggcatttgaaaaacttgtgcgCTTCAATGACAACCTCGGTAAATGGGTTGTGGATAACAATCCGGAACATTGGGCAATgtcaaagtttccaaaaaaacGATGGGATAAAATGACAAGTAACATTGCAGAGTCCTTCAATGCGTGGCTAAGAGATGAGCGTCACCAAACAATTTATACATTATTGTTAATGCACATGGATAAGCTTGTAGCCATGTTGGACACCCATATGCGTGGTACAGAAAAATGGAAGAGTGTGGTTGGACCGAAAACTGAAGAGAATCTAATGTCAAATATCATGAGGTCCGATCCGATTAGTGTGTTGCCATATTTGGGGGGGACGTTTAAGGTGTTTACCGGGGAGGTTTATTTGGTTGTGGATATCAATCAACGTACGTGTACTTGCATGACATGGCAAATGTCCGGCTTGCCGTGCTCCCATGTATGTGCTGTCATCCGCACACTCAGACACGACGTGTATGACTATATTGACCCATGTTTTCATGTCTCCGCCCAACATTTGATTTACTCTGGTCAGTTTCAACCATTACCAACACACAATATGCCGAAAGTTTGTGAGGATGGGAGTTTGCAAGATTGCGCCGGCAACTTCTTTTCTACTCTCCAACCCCCTCATGTCAAACGTCCTCCAGGAAGACCCCGACAAAGGCGCATTGAGTCACAGTTTACTCATAAGAGAGCAATTCATTGCTCTCGATGCAATGGCATAGGTCACAACCGCTTTAAATGTAATAATCCGTTGCCGTGA